A genomic window from Cupriavidus metallidurans CH34 includes:
- a CDS encoding putative toxin-antitoxin system toxin component, PIN family, whose protein sequence is MHTTHTGHDANSSAGPDAGALSVTSAPRVVLDSNIWVDLLVFRDPHVEPIRAALAAGAIAPVIRADCREELRRVLAYPQFTRFAVDIDAALAEVDRFTTLEPVPTQEDADAIRLPKCKDTDDQKFIELAHFSRAALLVSKDKAVLKLRSRLRRSSGVEVLPPLAFGGWLAAWVPPDDRG, encoded by the coding sequence ATGCACACCACCCACACCGGCCACGATGCCAACTCCAGCGCCGGCCCTGATGCCGGCGCCCTCTCCGTCACTTCCGCACCCCGGGTAGTCCTCGACTCCAATATCTGGGTAGACCTGCTGGTCTTCCGCGACCCGCATGTGGAACCGATCCGGGCCGCGCTGGCGGCCGGCGCCATCGCACCGGTGATCCGCGCCGACTGCCGCGAGGAGCTGCGCCGGGTGCTGGCCTATCCCCAGTTCACCCGCTTTGCCGTCGATATCGACGCGGCGCTCGCGGAGGTCGACCGCTTCACCACGTTAGAACCGGTGCCCACCCAGGAAGACGCTGACGCGATCCGCCTGCCCAAGTGCAAGGACACCGACGACCAGAAGTTCATCGAACTCGCCCATTTCTCGCGCGCGGCGCTGCTGGTGTCCAAGGACAAGGCAGTGCTCAAGCTCCGCAGCCGCCTGCGCCGCTCCAGCGGGGTGGAAGTGCTGCCGCCGCTGGCATTCGGCGGCTGGCTGGCGGCATGGGTGCCGCCCGATGATCGCGGCTAG
- the yaaA gene encoding peroxide stress protein YaaA, with protein sequence MLIVLSPAKSLDYETPPRVKSHTLPRFIDRSATLIERLRKLAPQDVASLMDISDKLAVLNVTRYADWSPEFTAANSKQAVLAFNGDVYDGLDAKTLSTDDLAFAQKHIRILSGLYGVLRPMDWMQPYRLEMGTRLDNAAGKDLYAFWGDDVTALINKDMAELKHEGSLTLVNLASEEYFKVVRPKVLAARVITPVFEDWKGGRYKIISFHAKRARGTMARYAVTHRVTDPAQLKRFNEDGYAFDKAASDDARWVFRRRLED encoded by the coding sequence ATGCTCATCGTCCTGTCTCCCGCCAAGTCCCTGGACTACGAGACACCCCCACGCGTCAAGTCCCATACGCTACCGCGTTTCATCGACCGCTCGGCCACGCTGATCGAGCGCCTGCGCAAGCTCGCCCCGCAGGATGTGGCATCGCTGATGGATATTTCCGACAAGCTCGCGGTGCTCAATGTCACGCGTTACGCGGACTGGTCGCCCGAGTTCACGGCCGCCAACAGCAAGCAGGCCGTGCTGGCCTTCAATGGCGATGTCTACGACGGCCTCGATGCGAAGACGCTGTCGACCGACGACCTTGCCTTCGCGCAGAAGCACATCCGTATCCTTTCCGGCCTCTACGGCGTGCTCCGGCCAATGGACTGGATGCAGCCGTATCGCCTGGAAATGGGCACGCGGCTCGACAACGCCGCTGGCAAGGACCTCTACGCGTTCTGGGGCGACGACGTCACGGCGTTGATCAACAAGGACATGGCCGAGCTCAAGCACGAGGGCTCGCTGACGCTGGTGAACCTGGCGTCCGAGGAGTATTTCAAGGTAGTGCGCCCGAAGGTGCTGGCCGCGCGCGTGATCACGCCCGTGTTCGAGGACTGGAAGGGTGGCCGCTACAAGATCATCTCGTTCCACGCCAAGCGCGCGCGTGGCACGATGGCCCGCTACGCGGTCACGCATCGCGTGACGGATCCCGCGCAACTGAAGCGCTTCAACGAAGACGGCTACGCCTTCGACAAGGCCGCGTCCGACGATGCCCGTTGGGTATTCCGCCGCCGCCTGGAAGACTGA
- a CDS encoding M14 family metallopeptidase: MTSALHISTLFDSGAIEVEALDRADDIRLRIRADSHADFRQWFHFRLQGAAGQDCKLQFLNAGECTYPDGWRDYSVVASYDRAHWFRVPTRYDGTTMTVDFKPEHDSVWFAYFEPYPEERHLSLLASCQRSPLAKLSHLGSTVDGRDLTCVTLGQPGPGKKTVWMIARQHPGESMAEWFCEGVLQRLTGTGMWAGDPVARKLLDRAVFHIVPNMNPDGSARGNLRTNAAGANLNREWMQPSLETSPEVYHVRRAIEATGVDLFFDIHGDEALPYNFVAGSEMLPGFTAAQRDQQSRFIEAFKRATPDFQDVHGYAASKYNADALKLASKYIGHTFGCLALTLEMPFKDNADLPDPVLGWNGAKSGLLGTSMLQAVLEYLG, translated from the coding sequence ATGACCTCAGCGCTGCATATCTCCACGCTGTTCGACTCGGGTGCGATCGAAGTCGAAGCCCTCGATCGTGCCGACGACATCCGCCTGCGTATCCGCGCCGATTCGCACGCCGACTTTCGCCAGTGGTTCCACTTCCGGCTGCAGGGCGCGGCCGGGCAGGACTGCAAACTCCAGTTTCTGAACGCGGGCGAATGCACCTACCCGGACGGCTGGCGCGACTACAGCGTCGTGGCCTCCTATGACCGGGCCCACTGGTTCCGCGTGCCGACGCGCTACGACGGCACCACCATGACCGTCGACTTCAAGCCTGAACACGACAGCGTCTGGTTCGCGTATTTCGAACCGTATCCCGAGGAGCGGCACCTTTCGCTGCTGGCCTCCTGCCAGCGTTCGCCGCTGGCGAAGCTGTCGCACCTTGGCAGCACCGTCGATGGGCGCGACCTGACCTGCGTGACGCTGGGTCAGCCAGGGCCGGGCAAGAAGACGGTCTGGATGATCGCGCGCCAGCATCCGGGCGAAAGCATGGCCGAGTGGTTCTGCGAAGGCGTGCTGCAGCGCCTGACGGGCACCGGCATGTGGGCGGGTGATCCTGTGGCGCGCAAGCTGCTCGATCGCGCCGTGTTCCATATCGTGCCGAACATGAATCCGGATGGTTCGGCGCGCGGCAACCTGCGCACGAATGCCGCGGGCGCCAACCTCAATCGCGAATGGATGCAGCCGAGCCTCGAGACGAGCCCCGAGGTGTACCACGTGCGCCGGGCGATCGAAGCCACTGGTGTCGATCTGTTCTTCGACATTCATGGTGACGAGGCGCTGCCGTACAACTTCGTAGCCGGCAGCGAGATGCTTCCTGGCTTTACCGCAGCCCAGCGCGACCAGCAGTCGCGCTTCATCGAGGCGTTCAAGCGGGCCACGCCCGACTTCCAGGACGTGCACGGCTACGCTGCAAGCAAGTACAACGCGGACGCACTGAAGCTTGCCTCGAAGTACATCGGCCATACCTTCGGCTGCCTGGCCCTGACGCTGGAGATGCCGTTCAAGGACAACGCCGACCTGCCAGACCCGGTGCTGGGCTGGAACGGTGCGAAGAGCGGCCTGCTTGGTACGTCGATGCTGCAGGCGGTGCTGGAGTATCTGGGCTGA